A single window of Brevundimonas vitisensis DNA harbors:
- a CDS encoding YciI family protein, with amino-acid sequence MQYAVLCYDREDVVSAWSKAEDEAVMARLGAVQERLAAQGRMGPVARLLPTTAATTVRKGAEPLILDGPFAETKEQLLGFYIIDCEDLEAAVAVAKDLAQASGSAGAYELRPVGYFRDWKAAE; translated from the coding sequence ATGCAGTATGCCGTGCTTTGCTACGACCGCGAGGACGTGGTCAGCGCCTGGTCCAAGGCCGAGGACGAAGCCGTGATGGCTCGGCTGGGCGCGGTTCAGGAAAGGCTGGCGGCCCAGGGCCGGATGGGGCCCGTTGCGCGGCTGTTGCCGACCACCGCCGCCACGACGGTGCGAAAGGGGGCCGAGCCGCTGATCCTGGACGGACCGTTCGCCGAGACCAAGGAACAGCTGCTGGGCTTCTATATCATCGACTGCGAGGATCTGGAGGCCGCGGTCGCGGTGGCCAAGGACCTGGCGCAGGCCAGTGGCTCGGCCGGCGCCTATGAGCTGCGGCCCGTCGGCTATTTCAGGGACTGGAAGGCGGCGGAGTGA
- a CDS encoding chromosomal replication initiator DnaA: protein MTKAYVVPVMEADRIRAGLALQLVAASTGIAAETMTGRDRLPPIACRARWLAMYLAHITFGWPLERVAHAFGVNRATASTACRWIEDERDRPVLDALLDRLEDCVRLIVDAGGLDLDQALGNRAPARAMGARA, encoded by the coding sequence ATGACTAAAGCCTATGTCGTGCCGGTGATGGAGGCCGACCGGATCAGGGCCGGGCTGGCCTTGCAGCTGGTGGCCGCCTCGACCGGCATTGCGGCCGAGACGATGACGGGGCGGGACCGGTTGCCCCCCATTGCCTGTCGCGCCCGCTGGCTGGCCATGTATCTGGCGCACATTACCTTTGGCTGGCCGCTGGAGCGGGTCGCCCATGCCTTTGGGGTGAACCGGGCCACCGCCAGCACCGCCTGCCGCTGGATCGAGGACGAACGGGACCGGCCCGTGCTGGACGCCCTGCTGGACCGGCTGGAGGACTGTGTGCGCCTTATCGTCGATGCGGGCGGGCTGGACCTTGATCAGGCGCTGGGCAACCGGGCACCCGCACGGGCAATGGGAGCACGGGCATGA
- a CDS encoding SufE family protein codes for MTPPPLSLEDTLSQLEEEFDLLGDWEGRIEYVIDLGKSLSPLSDADRTEANKVPGCAAQVWLAVHPSGDRLWFAADSDSAISKGNVALLLMLYSGRTAAEILAFDARAALDRLGLPQALTRQRANGLNAMVGRIRDAALAAG; via the coding sequence ATGACGCCGCCGCCCCTGAGCCTTGAAGATACCCTGTCGCAGCTGGAGGAGGAGTTCGACCTGCTGGGCGACTGGGAAGGGCGGATCGAATACGTCATCGATCTGGGCAAGAGCCTTTCGCCGCTGTCCGATGCGGACCGCACCGAGGCGAACAAGGTGCCCGGCTGCGCGGCCCAGGTCTGGCTGGCCGTGCACCCGTCCGGCGACCGGTTGTGGTTCGCCGCCGACAGCGACAGCGCGATTTCAAAGGGCAATGTCGCCCTGCTGCTGATGCTGTATTCGGGGCGGACGGCGGCTGAAATCCTGGCCTTTGACGCGCGCGCGGCCCTGGACCGGCTGGGCCTGCCCCAAGCCCTGACCCGCCAGAGAGCCAACGGCCTGAATGCCATGGTCGGCCGCATTCGCGACGCGGCCCTCGCGGCGGGATAG
- a CDS encoding YbjN domain-containing protein has protein sequence MRCSIIAFAGLMLAVIAGPALAQSTGSIPARTGTAPIQRSINVGEVERLLRAQGYAAVDKVSETEFIVLTENELKFSVALTACDVQGQPPGCLGLSILASWSMEPGDRAKLVPVVETINSQYRIAKVMMIDEAVLLERYVITDGGVTLDHIAEELGQFEISAGLLIDAMVKALGL, from the coding sequence ATGCGTTGTTCGATCATTGCCTTCGCCGGCCTGATGCTGGCCGTGATCGCCGGACCGGCACTGGCCCAGAGCACGGGATCGATCCCGGCGCGCACCGGCACCGCCCCGATTCAGCGCTCGATCAATGTGGGTGAGGTCGAACGGCTGCTGCGGGCGCAGGGCTATGCCGCCGTGGACAAGGTGTCGGAGACCGAGTTCATCGTACTGACCGAGAACGAGCTGAAATTCTCGGTCGCCCTGACCGCCTGCGACGTCCAGGGACAGCCCCCGGGCTGCCTGGGCCTCAGCATCCTGGCGTCCTGGAGCATGGAGCCGGGCGACCGGGCCAAGCTGGTGCCGGTGGTCGAGACGATCAACAGCCAGTACCGGATCGCCAAGGTGATGATGATCGACGAGGCGGTCTTGCTGGAGCGCTATGTCATCACTGACGGTGGGGTCACCTTGGACCATATCGCCGAGGAACTGGGCCAGTTCGAAATCAGCGCCGGGCTGCTGATCGACGCCATGGTCAAAGCCTTGGGCCTGTGA
- a CDS encoding RNA polymerase sigma factor has product MTDPAWIDAALVAARPRAVGALLRYFRELDLAEEAFQDACLKALQSWPVKGPPRDPAAWLIFVGRNAGVDGLRRRGRQTALPDEAALSDLDDVETPLAERLDGADYRDDVLRLMFVCCHPDLPATQQIALALRIVSGLSVRRIARAFLVGEAAMEQRITRAKARVAAAGLPFDTPGPLERAERLGVVLAMVYLVFNEGYSAPGGPDADCDDRAGLAGEAIRLGRLLLRLFPSEPEVMGLTSLMLLQQARAGARFADDGAVILLDDQDRSRWDRTAIAEGLALMDKALRHLRPGPYQVQAAIAGLHARAASAEATDWTGIERLYATLEIMQPSPVVTLNRAVAVMKARGPQEALAMIEPLGDRLSGYFYFFGLKGTLLAQLGRARDARAAYDQAIALADTPAQAAHIRDQIDGLRAAEP; this is encoded by the coding sequence GTGACCGATCCGGCCTGGATCGACGCCGCCCTGGTCGCGGCACGGCCCAGGGCGGTCGGGGCCCTGTTGCGCTATTTCCGCGAGCTGGACCTGGCGGAGGAAGCCTTTCAGGACGCCTGTCTGAAGGCGTTGCAGAGCTGGCCGGTCAAGGGTCCGCCCCGCGATCCGGCCGCCTGGCTGATCTTCGTTGGCCGCAATGCCGGGGTCGACGGGCTTCGGCGGCGCGGCCGGCAGACGGCCCTGCCGGACGAGGCAGCCCTGTCCGATCTGGACGATGTCGAGACACCGCTGGCCGAGCGGCTGGACGGGGCCGACTATCGCGACGACGTACTGCGGCTGATGTTCGTCTGCTGCCATCCCGACCTGCCGGCGACCCAGCAGATCGCCCTGGCCTTGAGGATCGTGTCGGGTTTGTCCGTGCGGCGGATCGCCAGGGCGTTTCTGGTCGGAGAGGCGGCGATGGAACAGCGGATCACCCGCGCCAAGGCCCGCGTCGCCGCCGCCGGACTGCCGTTCGATACCCCGGGCCCCCTCGAGCGGGCCGAGCGGCTGGGGGTCGTCCTGGCCATGGTCTATCTGGTCTTCAACGAGGGATATTCGGCCCCCGGCGGCCCCGATGCGGACTGCGACGACCGGGCCGGTCTGGCGGGCGAGGCCATCCGCCTGGGCCGATTGCTGCTGCGCCTGTTCCCGTCAGAGCCGGAGGTGATGGGCCTGACATCCCTGATGCTGTTGCAGCAGGCGAGGGCTGGGGCACGGTTTGCGGACGATGGTGCCGTGATCCTGCTGGACGATCAGGACCGGTCGCGCTGGGACCGCACGGCCATCGCAGAGGGCCTGGCCTTGATGGACAAGGCGCTGCGTCACCTGCGGCCCGGCCCCTATCAGGTTCAGGCCGCCATCGCGGGCCTGCATGCCCGCGCGGCCTCGGCCGAGGCCACCGACTGGACCGGGATCGAGCGGCTTTATGCGACGCTGGAAATCATGCAGCCCTCGCCCGTCGTCACCCTGAACCGTGCCGTGGCGGTGATGAAGGCGCGCGGACCGCAGGAGGCCCTGGCCATGATCGAACCGCTGGGCGATCGCCTCAGCGGCTATTTCTATTTCTTCGGCCTGAAGGGGACGCTGCTGGCACAGCTGGGCCGCGCCAGGGACGCCCGCGCCGCCTACGATCAGGCCATCGCCCTGGCCGACACGCCTGCCCAGGCCGCCCATATCCGCGACCAGATCGACGGACTGCGGGCCGCAGAGCCCTAG
- a CDS encoding tetratricopeptide repeat protein produces MGFRASRFRSLALAVLAVISFSTLLGVTSAQAQWLKAESRNFIVYSDGNERALREYVQDLETFDWVLRVWTGRPVEEAAARRLPIYLLSGRSDMRQVFPTISDTVAGVYVPSTEDVFAVALRGEEDDYVFHEYAHHFFLQNFSGVTFPSWLSEGLAEYYMTVEIRPGSIQLGSHNPWRASSLFQGPWPPLEDLLSKRMGQIRRADHQANYYSVAWLLTHWFLSDETRRPWLDVYLADVRSGGDPAEAMERATGQNLNQLTQTLRTYARGGIRFSRIDNIAPQVEITVTRLPRSADDLLLLGQRIKIGVAEDQIDNTLAMVRRAAARHPGDPLALLVLGHAELHMGDPVEGERLLVQLLEIEPQNVEALQFMASARMMQAEERPDDARVLLNQARGFLARAYAVDPDNYLTLYHNAKSREGAATYPNDNDLETWIQAFTLAPQLPAVRLGFAAALIQADQREAAIALLTPLANAPHGGDAADIALALIETARSGGEAPPPEALEAPVEPDMPPPGPSEEPASPDTPTP; encoded by the coding sequence ATGGGTTTTCGTGCATCGCGGTTCCGCAGCTTGGCGCTGGCGGTTCTGGCCGTCATTTCATTCAGCACGCTGCTGGGTGTCACCTCAGCGCAGGCCCAATGGCTGAAGGCTGAAAGCCGCAACTTCATCGTCTATTCCGACGGCAACGAGCGGGCACTGCGCGAATACGTCCAGGATCTGGAAACCTTCGACTGGGTGTTGCGCGTCTGGACCGGACGTCCGGTTGAGGAAGCTGCCGCACGCAGGCTGCCCATCTATCTGCTGAGCGGCAGAAGCGACATGCGGCAGGTCTTTCCTACGATCTCGGACACGGTGGCTGGTGTCTATGTTCCCTCAACCGAGGACGTGTTCGCCGTCGCGCTACGCGGCGAGGAGGACGACTATGTTTTTCACGAATATGCCCACCATTTCTTCCTGCAGAATTTCTCGGGCGTAACCTTTCCGAGCTGGCTCAGCGAGGGCCTGGCCGAATACTACATGACCGTCGAAATCCGACCGGGAAGCATCCAGTTGGGCAGTCACAACCCCTGGCGCGCATCGTCCCTGTTCCAGGGTCCATGGCCTCCCCTCGAAGACCTGCTGAGCAAGCGCATGGGCCAGATTCGGAGAGCGGATCATCAGGCCAACTATTATTCGGTTGCCTGGCTCCTGACCCACTGGTTCCTCAGCGACGAGACGCGGCGTCCATGGCTGGACGTCTATCTGGCCGATGTGCGGTCGGGCGGCGACCCGGCCGAGGCGATGGAGCGGGCCACAGGACAGAACCTGAACCAGCTGACCCAGACGTTGCGGACCTACGCCCGGGGCGGCATCCGGTTTTCGCGCATCGACAACATCGCCCCCCAGGTCGAGATCACGGTCACCCGCCTGCCTCGTTCGGCCGACGACCTGCTGCTGCTGGGCCAGCGGATCAAGATCGGTGTGGCCGAGGATCAGATCGACAACACCCTGGCCATGGTACGCCGTGCCGCCGCCCGTCATCCGGGCGATCCCCTCGCGCTGCTGGTGCTGGGCCACGCCGAACTGCACATGGGTGATCCGGTCGAGGGCGAGCGGCTTCTGGTGCAGCTGCTGGAAATCGAGCCCCAGAATGTTGAGGCGCTGCAATTCATGGCCAGTGCCCGGATGATGCAGGCGGAGGAACGGCCCGACGACGCCCGGGTCCTGTTGAACCAGGCGCGCGGTTTCCTGGCGCGGGCCTATGCCGTGGATCCCGACAACTATCTGACGCTCTATCACAATGCCAAGTCGCGCGAGGGTGCTGCCACCTATCCCAACGACAACGATCTGGAGACGTGGATACAGGCCTTTACCCTGGCCCCTCAGTTGCCAGCCGTCCGCCTGGGCTTTGCTGCGGCCCTGATCCAGGCCGATCAGCGCGAGGCCGCCATCGCCCTTCTGACCCCTCTGGCCAATGCGCCCCACGGCGGGGATGCCGCCGACATCGCCCTGGCGCTCATCGAGACCGCCCGCAGCGGGGGTGAGGCTCCCCCGCCCGAAGCGCTGGAAGCGCCCGTCGAACCGGACATGCCACCGCCCGGTCCGAGCGAAGAGCCGGCCTCGCCTGACACACCAACCCCGTAG
- a CDS encoding DUF1491 family protein, whose translation MLLSTDLWVSALIRRAELAGAYATVVRRGDARAGSVIVKAFDTSSRRARLYVEATGPDGDRLWMQPVESEAEHELDAYVARQHGYDPDLWVVEIEDRQGRHFLTETVAGE comes from the coding sequence TTGCTTCTGTCGACCGACCTGTGGGTGTCTGCCCTGATCCGCCGTGCCGAGCTGGCGGGAGCCTATGCGACGGTCGTGCGCCGGGGCGATGCCCGCGCAGGCAGTGTCATCGTCAAGGCGTTCGACACCTCCAGCCGCCGCGCCCGCCTCTATGTCGAGGCCACCGGCCCGGACGGCGATCGCCTGTGGATGCAGCCGGTCGAGAGCGAGGCCGAACACGAGCTGGACGCCTATGTCGCCCGTCAGCACGGCTATGACCCCGATCTATGGGTCGTCGAAATCGAAGACCGTCAGGGCCGCCACTTCCTGACCGAGACGGTAGCGGGCGAGTAA
- a CDS encoding peptide chain release factor 3 — MSKLTLNEEALRRRTFAIIAHPDAGKTTLTEHILLAGGAIRAAGAVRARGENRRTQSDWMKIEKERGISVSASVMTFEHAGADGVAKMFNLLDTPGHEDFSEDTYRTLTAADCAIMVLDAAKGIEPQTLKLFEVCRLRDIPIITFINKLDREAQDPMALLDEIASKLQLDPAPIWWPAQSGNRLRGMVQMGTGLFQPYARKPAGSAEDVPHPDALPLSEAQSYFEEGEHAELMEAAELVEGGYPAFDRQAFLEGHMTPVLWGSALRHFGIDELLAAIGDWAPPPKIMKALKAAPAGTRNAAEPVPTTIAPGTDEVTGFVFKVQANMDPNHRDRIAMFRMASGSFKRGMKLKVQNTGKQLSVNAPIMFFASDRELAEDAYAGDVIGIPNHGVLRVGDSLSESGMIRFAGLPNFAPEILQRVRVKDPLKAKHLKKALDGLAEEGVTQLFRPELGSDFIVGAVGQLQFEVMADRLGEEYGLEVIFEPSPFAEARWIAPTADATKADVEDFMSKYRGQMATDIDDDPVFLAKSSWETGYVGERFPKVAFTKTKERG; from the coding sequence ATGTCCAAGCTCACCCTGAACGAGGAGGCCCTGCGCCGCAGGACCTTCGCCATCATCGCCCACCCCGACGCCGGCAAGACGACCCTGACCGAGCATATCCTGCTGGCGGGCGGTGCCATCCGCGCGGCCGGAGCCGTGCGTGCGCGGGGCGAGAACCGGCGCACCCAGTCCGACTGGATGAAGATAGAAAAGGAGCGCGGCATCTCGGTCAGCGCCTCGGTCATGACGTTCGAACACGCCGGGGCCGACGGCGTCGCAAAGATGTTCAACCTTCTGGACACGCCGGGGCACGAGGACTTCTCGGAAGACACCTATCGCACCCTGACGGCCGCCGACTGCGCCATCATGGTCCTGGACGCCGCCAAGGGGATCGAGCCGCAGACACTGAAGCTGTTCGAGGTCTGCCGCCTGCGCGACATTCCGATCATCACCTTCATCAACAAGCTGGACCGCGAGGCCCAGGATCCGATGGCCCTGCTGGACGAGATCGCGTCCAAGCTGCAGCTGGACCCCGCCCCGATCTGGTGGCCGGCCCAGAGCGGCAACCGCCTGCGCGGCATGGTCCAGATGGGCACCGGCCTGTTCCAACCTTATGCCCGCAAGCCCGCCGGGTCGGCAGAGGATGTGCCCCATCCCGACGCCCTACCCCTGTCCGAGGCCCAGAGCTATTTCGAAGAAGGCGAACACGCCGAACTGATGGAGGCGGCCGAGCTGGTCGAGGGCGGCTATCCGGCCTTTGATCGCCAGGCCTTCCTGGAAGGGCATATGACGCCGGTGCTGTGGGGCTCGGCCCTGCGCCATTTCGGTATCGACGAACTGCTGGCCGCCATCGGTGACTGGGCCCCGCCGCCCAAGATCATGAAGGCGCTGAAGGCCGCCCCCGCCGGGACCCGAAACGCCGCCGAGCCCGTGCCCACCACCATCGCCCCCGGCACGGACGAGGTCACCGGCTTCGTCTTCAAGGTCCAGGCCAATATGGACCCCAACCACCGCGACCGCATCGCCATGTTCCGCATGGCCAGCGGGTCGTTCAAGCGCGGCATGAAGCTCAAGGTCCAGAACACCGGCAAGCAGCTCTCGGTGAACGCCCCGATCATGTTCTTCGCCAGCGACCGCGAACTGGCCGAGGACGCCTATGCCGGCGACGTGATCGGCATTCCGAACCACGGCGTGCTGCGGGTCGGCGACAGCCTGTCCGAAAGCGGCATGATCCGCTTCGCGGGCCTGCCGAACTTCGCGCCCGAGATTCTGCAGCGTGTCCGGGTCAAGGATCCGCTGAAGGCCAAACATCTGAAAAAGGCCCTGGACGGCCTGGCCGAAGAGGGCGTGACCCAGCTGTTCCGCCCCGAACTGGGCAGCGACTTCATCGTCGGGGCCGTGGGTCAGCTGCAGTTCGAAGTCATGGCCGACCGCCTGGGCGAGGAATACGGCCTGGAGGTGATCTTCGAGCCCAGCCCCTTCGCCGAGGCCCGCTGGATCGCCCCCACCGCCGACGCGACAAAGGCGGATGTCGAGGACTTCATGTCCAAATACCGCGGCCAGATGGCAACCGACATCGACGACGACCCCGTCTTCCTGGCCAAGTCCAGCTGGGAAACCGGCTACGTCGGCGAACGCTTCCCGAAGGTGGCATTCACGAAGACGAAGGAGCGGGGCTGA
- a CDS encoding DUF6456 domain-containing protein gives MTGRLQRARALLARPDAWIGAEASGGYAIRLAPTRRARINLLLDEALFRALIEQPGLRARTAGGWTLRREPASANTPSPGRPGVIDGTRPLMQPDGRVALHPANLGETPIAWLARRRDAQGRPWLTPAQVAAGERLTREAEAALSGPSLTMRWDALPRAGGGSSARVEPGDRALSAGRRVARALDACGPRLRGIFQQVCIQGSALSLAERELGLGRRRGKILLQQGLQALADHYRIG, from the coding sequence ATGACCGGCCGCCTGCAACGGGCGCGGGCCCTGTTGGCCCGGCCGGATGCCTGGATCGGGGCAGAGGCGAGCGGCGGCTATGCCATCCGGCTGGCCCCGACACGCCGGGCGCGGATCAATCTGCTGCTGGATGAAGCCCTGTTCCGCGCCCTGATCGAACAGCCCGGCCTGCGTGCGCGGACCGCAGGCGGCTGGACCCTGCGCCGCGAGCCTGCGTCCGCGAACACCCCGTCGCCCGGCCGGCCCGGCGTTATCGACGGCACCCGCCCCCTGATGCAGCCCGATGGCAGGGTCGCGCTTCACCCCGCCAATCTGGGCGAGACGCCGATCGCCTGGCTGGCGCGCCGCCGCGACGCCCAGGGTCGTCCCTGGCTCACCCCGGCCCAGGTCGCCGCGGGCGAACGGCTGACGCGAGAGGCCGAGGCGGCCCTGTCCGGCCCGTCCCTGACCATGCGCTGGGACGCCCTGCCCCGAGCGGGCGGCGGGTCGTCAGCCCGGGTGGAACCGGGCGACCGCGCCCTGTCCGCAGGCCGCCGCGTCGCCCGCGCCCTGGACGCCTGCGGCCCCCGGCTGCGCGGGATCTTCCAGCAGGTCTGTATCCAGGGTTCGGCCCTCAGCCTGGCCGAGCGCGAACTGGGTCTGGGCCGCCGCCGGGGCAAAATCCTTCTGCAGCAAGGGCTTCAGGCCCTGGCCGACCATTACCGCATCGGGTGA
- a CDS encoding alkene reductase, with amino-acid sequence MTTSSPLFTPIDLGALKLKNRIVMAPLTRSRAVEGEVPTPLAIEYYSQRASTGLIISEATQISRQGQGYPATPGIFTDAQVEGWKPITEAVHAKGGLMVAQLWHVGRVSVSAYQPDGGPGVAPSAIAAKGEAMKPDFSMTPFETPRALTVDEIQGVVADYVHAAEMAKKAGFDGVEVHAANGYLIDQFLKDGANQRDDQYGGSVENRARFLLEVVAAVVEVWGAGRVGVRLSPSNGANDTMDSDPAPIFLHVAAALKPFGLAYLHLIEGEPGTPMSIKGGAPQLAAQMREAFGGPLMLNGGLTRELAEKAMTEGRADLVSIGVPVLANPDLVERWRTGAELNAPDKDTFYGGGAKGYTDYPTLAETKA; translated from the coding sequence ATGACCACGTCCTCCCCCCTGTTCACGCCCATCGATCTGGGTGCCCTCAAGCTCAAGAACCGGATCGTCATGGCCCCCCTGACCCGCAGCCGCGCGGTCGAGGGCGAGGTGCCGACGCCTCTGGCGATCGAATATTACAGCCAGCGCGCCTCCACCGGCCTGATCATTTCCGAAGCGACCCAGATCAGCCGCCAGGGCCAGGGCTATCCCGCTACGCCCGGCATTTTCACCGATGCCCAGGTCGAGGGCTGGAAACCGATCACCGAGGCGGTCCACGCCAAGGGCGGTCTGATGGTGGCCCAGCTGTGGCACGTCGGCCGGGTGTCGGTGTCCGCCTATCAGCCCGACGGCGGTCCGGGCGTTGCGCCGTCGGCCATCGCGGCCAAGGGCGAGGCGATGAAGCCCGACTTCAGCATGACCCCGTTCGAAACGCCTCGCGCCCTGACGGTCGATGAAATCCAGGGCGTCGTCGCCGACTATGTCCACGCCGCCGAAATGGCGAAGAAGGCCGGCTTCGACGGGGTCGAGGTCCATGCGGCCAATGGTTATCTGATCGACCAGTTCCTGAAGGACGGTGCCAACCAGCGTGACGACCAGTACGGCGGTTCGGTCGAGAACCGGGCCCGCTTCCTGCTGGAAGTGGTCGCCGCCGTCGTGGAGGTCTGGGGTGCAGGCCGGGTGGGCGTCCGCCTGTCGCCCTCGAACGGAGCCAATGACACGATGGACTCCGACCCCGCACCCATCTTCCTCCACGTGGCGGCGGCGCTGAAGCCGTTCGGCCTGGCCTATCTGCACCTGATCGAGGGCGAGCCGGGCACGCCCATGTCGATCAAGGGCGGCGCCCCGCAACTGGCCGCTCAGATGCGCGAGGCCTTCGGCGGCCCGCTGATGCTGAACGGCGGCCTGACCCGCGAGCTGGCTGAAAAGGCGATGACCGAAGGCCGCGCTGACCTGGTCAGCATCGGCGTCCCCGTCCTGGCCAACCCCGACCTGGTCGAACGCTGGCGCACCGGCGCCGAGCTGAACGCCCCGGACAAGGACACCTTCTACGGCGGCGGCGCGAAGGGCTACACGGACTATCCGACCCTGGCCGAGACCAAGGCCTGA
- a CDS encoding sensor histidine kinase has protein sequence MPEARDLPGIAAWHAGWAVAAALAALCGRWLGQGVDGPVFFGILTMAVPGLGGLTLLWRDGVAQRALVLGLWGLAAIVCSMLAGGMTGSLAGFAFLPMAAGLAFGTHRLIQGGVLMSGLAVLAGLIAVWVAGPSEGHFDLAALSALMTLAAFAVALRLSWRGRERTLSEAQGAMQRVEAILSSQPGLTLTMDPSGRPLAAYGTPPAALPVDPLFAQGLIAAVHAPDRPAVLSAIERALSGTDAQVRFAPRTALDRRVTLILRRLDEPQGLRLIVQAFDATAQYAREVALDTARADAVAREAGKTRFMANMSHELRTPLNAVLGFADIMRQRLFGPLPDRYGDYATSIHEAGGHLLDLINDVLDVSKIEADRYDLTLEPFDAREVISAAVTLVRLSAEDKGLALAGVLPAEPLPVVADRRALKQITLNLLSNAVKFTPAGGSVTVTAEAIGPYLEIVVADTGVGVAPEDLKRLGRPFEQAGGADQRAMGTGLGLSLVRALAELHGGRMSLDSTLGEGTAVTVRLPVAHVARPAPPEGGAEVIALRDPAR, from the coding sequence ATGCCGGAGGCCCGCGATCTGCCGGGCATCGCGGCCTGGCACGCCGGATGGGCCGTGGCCGCGGCCTTGGCGGCGCTGTGCGGGCGCTGGCTGGGTCAGGGGGTCGACGGACCGGTCTTCTTCGGAATTCTGACCATGGCCGTGCCGGGCCTGGGCGGTCTGACCCTGCTGTGGCGTGATGGCGTGGCGCAACGGGCACTGGTGCTGGGCCTGTGGGGACTGGCCGCCATCGTCTGCTCCATGCTGGCGGGCGGCATGACCGGATCCCTGGCCGGGTTCGCCTTCCTGCCGATGGCAGCGGGCCTGGCGTTCGGCACCCATCGACTGATCCAGGGCGGTGTTCTGATGAGCGGCCTGGCCGTTCTGGCCGGACTGATCGCGGTCTGGGTCGCGGGGCCCAGTGAGGGGCATTTCGATCTGGCGGCCCTGTCCGCCCTGATGACTCTGGCTGCCTTTGCCGTCGCGCTTCGCCTGTCATGGCGGGGCCGTGAAAGAACCCTGTCCGAGGCGCAGGGCGCGATGCAGCGGGTCGAGGCCATCCTGTCGTCCCAGCCGGGACTGACCCTGACCATGGATCCGTCGGGGCGCCCTCTGGCCGCCTATGGCACGCCCCCCGCGGCCCTGCCGGTCGATCCCCTGTTCGCCCAGGGCCTGATCGCCGCTGTCCATGCGCCGGACCGCCCCGCCGTCCTGTCGGCGATCGAGCGGGCCCTGTCGGGCACCGATGCCCAGGTCCGCTTCGCACCTCGCACGGCCCTCGACCGCCGCGTCACCCTGATCCTGCGCCGCCTTGATGAGCCGCAGGGCCTGCGTCTGATCGTTCAGGCCTTCGACGCCACGGCGCAATATGCCCGCGAAGTCGCGCTGGACACCGCCCGGGCCGATGCCGTGGCGCGCGAGGCGGGCAAGACCCGGTTCATGGCCAATATGAGCCACGAACTGCGGACCCCTCTGAATGCCGTCCTGGGCTTTGCCGACATCATGCGCCAGCGGCTGTTTGGTCCTCTGCCCGATCGCTATGGCGACTATGCCACCTCGATCCATGAGGCGGGCGGCCATCTGCTGGATCTGATCAACGACGTGCTCGACGTGTCCAAGATCGAGGCCGACCGCTACGACCTGACGTTGGAGCCCTTTGATGCGCGTGAGGTCATTTCGGCGGCCGTGACCTTGGTTCGCCTGTCGGCCGAGGACAAGGGCCTGGCCCTGGCCGGGGTTCTGCCGGCCGAGCCCCTGCCCGTCGTCGCCGACCGCCGCGCCCTGAAGCAGATCACGCTGAACCTGTTGTCCAATGCCGTGAAGTTCACCCCGGCGGGCGGTTCGGTCACGGTCACGGCCGAGGCCATCGGCCCCTATCTGGAGATCGTCGTGGCCGACACCGGCGTCGGCGTGGCGCCCGAGGACCTGAAACGTCTGGGCCGTCCGTTCGAACAGGCCGGCGGCGCCGATCAGCGCGCCATGGGCACTGGCCTTGGTCTGTCGCTGGTCCGGGCTCTTGCCGAACTGCATGGCGGGCGAATGTCCCTGGACAGCACCCTGGGCGAGGGGACCGCCGTCACCGTGCGTCTGCCTGTGGCCCATGTGGCCCGCCCCGCCCCACCCGAGGGCGGGGCCGAGGTCATCGCCCTGCGCGACCCTGCACGCTAG